The genomic DNA CCGGGCGCCAGTCCAGCGCCGACCAGACATCCCGCAGGCGGTCCAGCGGGTAGGGCGAAAGCAGGGCGGTGAGCTCGCTGCGGAAGCGCGCGCGGTCGATCGGGCCGTGATCGAAGGCGACGGTCTCGGGCAGCTTGGGGACCGCGCCCTCGATCCGGACGCCGTCGCTGCAGTTGTAGACCGTCAGGTTGTGGAAGTACTGGATCACCCCTTCCAGCACCTTGCGCGACCAGTTGTAGATGTTCTCGCCGGTCGCCGTGCCGCCGAAGTTGCCCGGAAAGGTGCGGCTGGCCACCGTGGGGTCGGCCCGGAAGCCCAGGTCGTAGACCGAGCCCGCCGCGTGGAACCGGCCCTCGACCTTGGTGCCCATGTCGACGCCGAACAAATAGACCTCGCGGAAGCCCATGCGCAGCGCCGCGATCAGCGCGGTGTTGGCGACCGTCGGGCCGGCCGGCTTCAGCACCTTGAGGTCGCCGCAGAACAGCTTGGTCGAGGTCACCTGCTCGCGGAAGAAGAGGATGGCGTCGCCGAACAGGGCGACCGAGACCGGCTGCACCGTGAGCGAGGCGATCAGGGTGATCTCCGAGAGGTCGTGCTCCCGGGCGACCGGCTCGATCAGCGCGTAGTTGCCGATGCCGTTCTCCAGCTCGACGTGGAAATCCGGCTGGATGCCC from Kiloniellales bacterium includes the following:
- a CDS encoding DUF115 domain-containing protein, whose protein sequence is RRDYPLFVIGSGPSLEQDLDFIAEHADRAILVTLGTALRVALRRGIQPDFHVELENGIGNYALIEPVAREHDLSEITLIASLTVQPVSVALFGDAILFFREQVTSTKLFCGDLKVLKPAGPTVANTALIAALRMGFREVYLFGVDMGTKVEGRFHAAGSVYDLGFRADPTVASRTFPGNFGGTATGENIYNWSRKVLEGVIQYFHNLTVYNCSDGVRIEGAVPKLPETVAFDHGPIDRARFRSELTALLSPYPLDRLRDVWSALDWRPASDALFARIDRALEEAAQDPAGGMDWLHAIYDALRAVDGREEAVAAYLRGTMTLSLGCINWYHRRIVEPGARERFRSIALEETRAMVAGLKSRLAELFEAVDGKIGEA